CTTACCATTCTAAGTGCAATTCTTCCAGTTTTTATCCCTCCTCCCCCCAGTCCCATGACACTTCCATCTAACTCTTTCCCAATGTTCCTAGTTAATGGGACCAGGTATGGATTGATGGAAGACCAGGTGTGGATTGAGCCCACTTGCCTTTTTGATGATTTACAACCAGACTTTTcactttagactttttttttaatatttcatacaGCGATTATGGTGCATTCAGGAACCCAATCCCCCCCCAAACCCCACTAGGAGGGCACCCTCCCTTGCCCTCCCACCCTGCTTAAGGGTCCCAAGGCTTAAGGTGGAGGAAGGGGAGCAAACCATCCATCCAGGAGACTGTCCTTGGCCTGCCTGACCCTCCTAGGGATTGGGGTGTAACAATTGGGCACAAGCTCCCACATGTCCTCCTgcttgtgcacatatacatattatatatggcTCCTCACTAAGCTGCTCGATTCCTGGCAGAGCCCCTACTCAACAGCACCGAGTAGGACAGGGCAGGAGGGCTAGGCAGAGCTGGGCTGGGAAGACCCTGAGAAGGAAGGAGGCCCTGGCTACGGGACTGAAGGAGGGAAAAAGTAGGCCCCACCATGTCCATCTCCCACTCTCTGGTAGTTCTGGGTCCCCCTATAGCTGGGAACGCTAGGTAGGGGAGGAAGGTGAGTGGCTGAGGCATGCTTTCCCATAGCCAATTCCAGGGTCTAGTGATGGTCAGGATCTGAATAGGGTCTGGGTCCCTACCTCTCaaagggtgggagtgggacttcaTTGCACAAAATACTGTGGGAGGGCCACACTCAGGGAGTAGTGCCCAACCAGTCTGTATACAGAGATATTGCATTAAAAAGTGAGAAcctcatttaaaataataaaaaacaataaaagaaactaaaaaaaagcCCATACAACAGAGGCAAGTGGGACAGATGGGAAGCAGGCAAATGATACCTCAGACCCAAGGCATCACTACCTTCTAGTCAAAGTCGATTGAGAGCCTGGCCTGGGCTAGCTCCAAACCCCTGGTTGGCCATGGGGTAGTGGTCCTGGGAGAGAGTGTGATGAAGAGGGGAAGGCCTAGCCTTAGTGTGGAAAGCTGGCACGGCCATTCGGTCCACCAGCATCTaccaagacagagacagacacatcaaGCAAAGTAGTGGTGAGAGCTTTGTTAGCACCCAGCAGACAGGCCAGTGGTTGGGTTAACAGGCCAGGCCAGTAGTTCGGTGTTTGGACAGGTGGCAGGGGACAAGTTGGCAGGGGAGTGTGGCTCAGGCAGGTAAGCAGGCAACAAGCAGGGAGGATTGCAGATGGGGGCTGTCCTGTGAGGGGTGTGGCATCCCTCCAGCCGCTGCCTGCTGGGGCCTTGGTCTGTGGCTTAAAACTTGGCTTAGAACTCGGTATCCACCACACGGAAAGCTGGCCTGCCTGCAGGGGAaagcagagtgaatggctgttagtGGGCAAGCCGGTAGGTGGATAAAGCAAGACAAGAGGGCCACACTTACCTGAGTCAGGCATAGAAGTGGACCGAATGTTGGCCTCCTTTTGTAGCTGTACCTCCTTTAGTGCAAATATGGAAGTAGCTGTAAATAAAGAGATTATGTAAGTGGGGGGATGAGCCATGGGTCTACCCAGAATAAACTCTGCTTGAGAAGCTTGACTTTCTTCTGTCAAACTGCCTATAATGGAGGAAGATTGGACATGGACTACTGCTGGTCTACTGCATGAGACAAAAAATGTGCTGTTTATCAAGTATTGATATATGATGCTAATATAAATACTACTTACAATAGGTGGTAATTTGGGATTTAATTATTAATTCAGTGGGTAGATATAAAGGGTGAGCTCAagtttttggtcttttttttaaagatttatttatttattatatatgagtacattgtcactgtcttcagacacaccagaaggggggcattggatcccattacagatggttgtgagccaccatgtggttgctgggaattgaactcaggacctctggaagagcagtcgggtgctcttaaccactgagccatctttccggccctttatttgagacatggtctctatAACCCTGGCactcctggaattcactatgtagacttgGCTAGCCTTGATCTCGTAGAAATGGGCCTACCTCTAtcttctgtgtgctgggattaaaggtgtataccactaAGCCTAGGATGAGATATTTTTTAAACCAGGCATAGTGGCTCGTGCCTGTAATTTAAAAGTTCTTAGGTGTCTGAGACAGGAACATTGTCACAACTTCCAGGCTAGCCCAAGCTACATAGCACACCATAGGTGTGGTGACAGGATCAGAAGTTTGAGGGGTCATCCTAAACTACATAGCAAGCCCGAGGTTTACCTGATTTACAGGACTATTGTCTCAAGAAGCCACAACACCACAAGCCAGGGCTACCTAGCACAACCCTGCCTTAAGAGAATCCTCCAAAGAAACCCCAAATGCAAAGCTCACTGCTATTTCTTATTCCAGGAAAGGGCCTGGAACGCTGAAGACAGTTTAAGAAAGCTATCGGGGAACTTCTATCATTTGTTTTGAATGGTGTAAAAGTTATATATGGCTGTTCAGTTTGCAAAAACTGTGTACACTTTTTTGATATTTCATCTATATGTACTGTATGAAATTTttcataaaaagtaaaagaaatccaAGACGAAAACAAAATTCTTTCCTAATAGATACACCCTGACACATGTACATGAGGATGTTCCCTGAGGTGTGGCACAACCCAGCACCCTGTGTTCCAGTGGCCTGCTCCACAAACCCCCAACTTTGCCCATTCCCACTCACTGTCAGGAAGTTTGTGGATCCGCTCCCCCAAGCTGAGAAAGAATGGATGTTTCATGGCATCCTCAGCAGAGATCCGATTGCGACCCTCAAACTGAGTTAGGAAGAGTGTTTTAGTATACTGGTGTCTCAACACATAGGTCTCTTTACCTACCCTCCTCAGAGCCTGCCCTTGGGGGGAGTTCCCATTTTCCTACACCTGGAACCCCATTCCTGTTAAAAGTTGGCCTCTGAAAATGGTCTTACCTGCAGCAGCTTGGTGAGGAGGTCAGCTCCATCGCTATCAAGTCTAACACAAAGGTAAGGGGATGTGCTTTATACTGAGTTCAGACACTCTGGCCCCTAATGCCCACCTACCCACCAGCCTCACCGGGGTGCATGGCTCAGAAGGGCCTCAGCTCGGTACTTGGGGTAGTTGTATGTTCTAAACTCTTCATTGGACAGGATACCTGGCCATGTGTCCTCAGTTGGGGTTCCTAGTAAGGAATACAAGTTACCCTGCACATCTCAGGTCTTCCCTGCATGTCCCTATAGCTCCTTAGAAACACACTTCCTCCTCACCCAAAATGCGGAAGATGAAGTGCAGCTGTTCTTCCACTGTGGAGCCTGGGAAGAGGGGCCGGCCTGTGGCCATCTCATAAAAGATGCAGCCAACACCCCTGGGCAGAAAAGGCACCATAAATATAGGGGGGAGTTGGCTGGGAAAGCCACTCCTTCCATACTTCCACCTTTCCTCACCACATGTCAATTTGGGTAGAGTAGTCTGTGGACCCAAGTAAGATGTCGGGGGGCCGGTACCACAGTGTCACCACTTCGTTGGAGTATGTTTTAGTAGGAATTGACTTGGCACGAGCCAGGCCTGAGAGAGGCAAAAAAAGGAAGCAGCTGGAATGAAAAGGTTGTGGGCAAAGCCTAAAATAGAGTATAACTGGGGATAAGAATGCCTGCTATAGTCAAAGTCTGGAGAGGctgaagggaaaggaagactgGTGGTCATAGGGAATTGGGTTACTTGGAGAATAATGCTGAGGACTcaataggaagaagggaaaggctgCTGGTACCAAAGTCTGCCAGTTTGAGCTCTCCCCTCTCGTTGATGAGTAGGTTCTGGGGCTTGAGGTCTCGATGTAGCACCTTCTGCCTGTGGCAGTAGGCCAGGCCACGGAGCAACTGGAACAGGAACAGCTAGAGACCCAGGAATGGCAGGCAGAAGTCAAAAGATATCCACCATCAAAAtcccaggcagcaggcaggcaatgTTCCCTCCCAAACGTCTTATCACACAAAAGATGATAGGCTCCCAATACCCTCCAATGGTTCCCAGCAAAAACATCATACAAGAAAAGGCTGTTTCTGGGAGAATTGTgcagtgagtgggtgagtgggggccCCCTCCTGCCTCTTGCTTTCTGTCCCACACCCACTTTCACATTGTGCATGTTGATGACATTTCCACAGTCATCCAGGTACTGCTTCAGGTCCTTGTCCTGAGGACAGAAGAGGTGGTGGAGGAACAAGTCACAAACTATGGCTCTTGGCCATTTTCCCACTTCCCTGGGTCCAACTGCTATCCAAACTTACCAAGTATTCAAAGACAAGGGTGAGGGACTTCTCTGTGTGGATAATGTCATGTAGTGTGACGATGTTGGCATGCTTGAGGTCCTTGAGCAGAGACACTATAGAAAGCATGGCATAGAACAGAAGATTAAGGGCCCCATTCTCAAAATAAAGGTGAGAATAAGGACCAGATAGATATGAGCTTAGGGTTTCCTTCTTTCCCTGTGCAGTTTAGGGTAATGCCTCAAAGCACCTAGCTCTGATTTACACTATGCTAAGAAGTAGGTGTGTCTCCGTGGTACATGTGTAAAACAGAAGGCTTAGACAAGAGTATCAAGCAAGAGCATGGGACACAGCACCAACTTCACATGACAAAACATTTTCATaatctgcttttgttttctgggaAGAGGCCTTGTTTTAAACCTAAGTAGAGAGGCTGGAATTTATACTCATTTTCTGTATAATTCAAAACTACTTCCTGTGATTTTTCTGAACACCTTAAGGAGTGCTTGAAGAATGAAAGCAAATACCATAATTCACCTTCCTTAATCCACTCATATTCCCAATTACCTTGCTTATTACCATGTAGATGGTAGACCAGTGTTGTACAGGCGAGAAGGTCAGAAAAACCCCACTCTCTGTCCTCACTCACCATAGAGACTATGTGCCATGCACCCAAGAAAGTCTAGGGTGAGGTTTGTACCTTCCCGGATAGCAGTGCAAGGTGCCCCTTCTTCGTGTTCCAGTCTGATCTCCTTAAGTGCTACAAGGTTGTCTGTGAGCTTGCTTTTGCCTTTGTAGACAGTGGCATAGGTACCCTGGAGTACAACAGCAGAGATGCTATGAGGTTGCATGGAGTTCATACTGAACCCTGTTGTTAGCACAGTCCTCTTAACTGTCTTACCTCACCCAGCTTGTCTAGTTTGATGTAGGTCTCCAGTTTTCCAAAGCCAATCTCAGACTGTGGAGCAAAGGAGGTATGTTGAAGCAGGGTAGCATATATAGGGGCACCAGGAGAGTGGGACAGGTGGTAAATGGATACTTACCAAGCTGACACGGCGGAGGCGCCGGCTAAGAGGCTTATCAAAGATGGGACTATTGAGTGTCAGCTTCTCAAGGTAGCCCTCAGGCAGCCGTATGTCAGCTGGTAGTGACAGGCGTTTGTTGATATCCTAGTAGCCAAGATGAATAAGAAGGATCATAAACTCCACCTTCCCAAACATAAACCCCATTCTCCAACACTTCCAACACTGGGACAAAGATCAAGCACCTCAGTGGAGATCTTGCGTGGGGGGTGGTTGCGCATGCGCACTCTCACTGGAGACTGCACCTCATCTGAGGATGTGGCTGAAGCCTGGTCACTCTCCCCATCAGATCCCATCTTCATGTCTTCATGCACAATCTCTGGGGTGAAAAGAGGGAAAGGCCAGGCCTTTGGAGTCAAGAACACTCCCTCTTTCCCCCAATATGATATATTCCTTCATCATATCTGTTTGTGTACATGGCCCCTAAAACAGACCGGGAAAAACTGGTAGACCCAGGACACATATGGAGGGAGTGTGGTCACCTAGTGGAGTACTCTGTCAGAGAAGAGCTGAGATGGCAGCTGCCCCTGGGTCAGAAGGCTAGTGGTGGCAGACATTGCCAAGAGCCCTAAGAAGGCAGATCCAATGAGACTGAGAGGGCCACCAGAGTGCAGGAAAAAGGCAGAGAGCCTTGGGGCAGCTGAATAGGCAAGGTACTCTTCCCAATCTTGGGGCCTGGATACAGTGAAGGAAGTACAGACAGTGTGTTGGAAATGGATgacagggaagaagggaaaatGCAAACAAGAGTCTGGGAGGCAGAATGTGGGAGTCGGggacaggaagaaagaatgatCAAAGTACACCCACCTGGTGCAGAGCTGAGTGGGCCCCGAATAGAGCGAAGTTCCCCAGGGGCAACACGGGTGGGAGCTTCTCCAAggtcactgccaccaccaccaccactctcaTCTAGGCCTATCTGCTCAGGGACACCATTGGTCTTGTCTATGCCTCGGCCCCCTCGGAGTGTCATTGACAGCTGCCGTTTGATCTTCTTCATCCGATCCATGGCGACCTGAACAGGGACATGAATAGAAATGGGGACCACATTAGGGCCTGCTTGGTCATCAGAGATGCCTTAAAGACCTCAACAACCCAGAGACGGGTGCCCAATCACTACAGATCCATTGTCATTGTTGGCCTACCCCTAAAGTAGCTTACCTGGGTACTAAGACTTGGGTGACTAGCTGAGGGTAAGGGTCCACTCAGTAGGTTGTTGGTTTCTAAGGCGATAGTCTCACTGTGGGAGCATAGCACTCCACAGCAACTATCCTCAGGTGCAGCAGCAGTGACAGACGCAGCCACAGTTGGGACAAGGGGTTCAGTCAGAACTGAAGGACTAGTGACAAAGTCCTGAGTGCGCCCATAGAATGGCATGTTCCGCTGACACCAGCCCCACATTACCCCTAACTGCCAGGCAGAATGCTCCCTGTGGCCCACAGGGACCCTCTCACCTTCCTCAGCAACCACTGTCATGGTGATTAATGGACCATCCCACTTCTCTATTCAAAAGGGGGGAGGATTGTCCAGGCCCAACCATTGGAATGGAGATGCCAGGGGGGTGAGGGGGTTATCCTCAGAGCTGCTAGACTGGCTCTATAGGGTTGGGACCCACGGGGTCCAAACCCAGGTTTTTACAAAACTAGATCATATTCCTTTTCTCTTAGAGAATACACCACATCTTCCTTCTCATCCCAAATAAACATACTAGTCCTCATGTGACCCCTTTGTCTTATATACCTCATTTGCCTCTATTACCCCTGTAGTCTCACCACCTCCTTCATTATTCCTAGTTGTTGTTCTGCACAACACCCAGTAGTTTCTACCTCAGCATCTATACAAGAGTTGGTTCCCAAATTGGAAAATATCTTATCCTCATTCTCTCCAACCCATTGTTCAAATATCACCTTTTCCATGACCTTACTTAAAGACTCAGCCATCTTGAACTCCTTCACCTTTCTAATGTGTCCCTCAGATCTTATCACACCTCAGAAATAACACCATCTGCTtattggtttctttcctttttactgTCTGTCTTACCACCGCCACAACTAGAAGATTTGCTTCAGCAGGGTAGATTTCTGTATGTTTAGGCCACTGCTATATCCTGAGAACCTGAAATAATGGCTGATATCAAAAAGTACATATAGAAGTAGCTAATCAAGGGGCTGAGAGCCTAGGACCTACCTTTATCGAGGTTAAGTCCCAGACACTTAGACAATACCACAAAGAAGACACCTAGGGAGGCTAGAATCGACAACA
The window above is part of the Rattus norvegicus strain BN/NHsdMcwi chromosome X, GRCr8, whole genome shotgun sequence genome. Proteins encoded here:
- the Cdk16 gene encoding cyclin-dependent kinase 16 isoform X1 — translated: MWGWCQRNMPFYGRTQDFVTSPSVLTEPLVPTVAASVTAAAPEDSCCGVLCSHSETIALETNNLLSGPLPSASHPSLSTQVAMDRMKKIKRQLSMTLRGGRGIDKTNGVPEQIGLDESGGGGGSDLGEAPTRVAPGELRSIRGPLSSAPEIVHEDMKMGSDGESDQASATSSDEVQSPVRVRMRNHPPRKISTEDINKRLSLPADIRLPEGYLEKLTLNSPIFDKPLSRRLRRVSLSEIGFGKLETYIKLDKLGEGTYATVYKGKSKLTDNLVALKEIRLEHEEGAPCTAIREVSLLKDLKHANIVTLHDIIHTEKSLTLVFEYLDKDLKQYLDDCGNVINMHNVKLFLFQLLRGLAYCHRQKVLHRDLKPQNLLINERGELKLADFGLARAKSIPTKTYSNEVVTLWYRPPDILLGSTDYSTQIDMWGVGCIFYEMATGRPLFPGSTVEEQLHFIFRILGTPTEDTWPGILSNEEFRTYNYPKYRAEALLSHAPRLDSDGADLLTKLLQFEGRNRISAEDAMKHPFFLSLGERIHKLPDTTSIFALKEVQLQKEANIRSTSMPDSGKCGPLVLLYPPTGLPTNSHSLCFPLQAGQLSVWWIPSSKPSFKPQTKAPAGSGWRDATPLTGQPPSAILPACCLLTCLSHTPLPTCPLPPVQTPNYWPGLLTQPLACLLGANKALTTTLLDVSVSVLVDAGGPNGRASFPH
- the Cdk16 gene encoding cyclin-dependent kinase 16 isoform X2; the protein is MDRMKKIKRQLSMTLRGGRGIDKTNGVPEQIGLDESGGGGGSDLGEAPTRVAPGELRSIRGPLSSAPEIVHEDMKMGSDGESDQASATSSDEVQSPVRVRMRNHPPRKISTEDINKRLSLPADIRLPEGYLEKLTLNSPIFDKPLSRRLRRVSLSEIGFGKLETYIKLDKLGEGTYATVYKGKSKLTDNLVALKEIRLEHEEGAPCTAIREVSLLKDLKHANIVTLHDIIHTEKSLTLVFEYLDKDLKQYLDDCGNVINMHNVKLFLFQLLRGLAYCHRQKVLHRDLKPQNLLINERGELKLADFGLARAKSIPTKTYSNEVVTLWYRPPDILLGSTDYSTQIDMWGVGCIFYEMATGRPLFPGSTVEEQLHFIFRILGTPTEDTWPGILSNEEFRTYNYPKYRAEALLSHAPRLDSDGADLLTKLLQFEGRNRISAEDAMKHPFFLSLGERIHKLPDTTSIFALKEVQLQKEANIRSTSMPDSGKCGPLVLLYPPTGLPTNSHSLCFPLQAGQLSVWWIPSSKPSFKPQTKAPAGSGWRDATPLTGQPPSAILPACCLLTCLSHTPLPTCPLPPVQTPNYWPGLLTQPLACLLGANKALTTTLLDVSVSVLVDAGGPNGRASFPH
- the Cdk16 gene encoding cyclin-dependent kinase 16, with product MDRMKKIKRQLSMTLRGGRGIDKTNGVPEQIGLDESGGGGGSDLGEAPTRVAPGELRSIRGPLSSAPEIVHEDMKMGSDGESDQASATSSDEVQSPVRVRMRNHPPRKISTEDINKRLSLPADIRLPEGYLEKLTLNSPIFDKPLSRRLRRVSLSEIGFGKLETYIKLDKLGEGTYATVYKGKSKLTDNLVALKEIRLEHEEGAPCTAIREVSLLKDLKHANIVTLHDIIHTEKSLTLVFEYLDKDLKQYLDDCGNVINMHNVKLFLFQLLRGLAYCHRQKVLHRDLKPQNLLINERGELKLADFGLARAKSIPTKTYSNEVVTLWYRPPDILLGSTDYSTQIDMWGVGCIFYEMATGRPLFPGSTVEEQLHFIFRILGTPTEDTWPGILSNEEFRTYNYPKYRAEALLSHAPRLDSDGADLLTKLLQFEGRNRISAEDAMKHPFFLSLGERIHKLPDTTSIFALKEVQLQKEANIRSTSMPDSGRPAFRVVDTEF
- the Cdk16 gene encoding cyclin-dependent kinase 16 isoform X3; translated protein: MWGWCQRNMPFYGRTQDFVTSPSVLTEPLVPTVAASVTAAAPEDSCCGVLCSHSETIALETNNLLSGPLPSASHPSLSTQVAMDRMKKIKRQLSMTLRGGRGIDKTNGVPEQIGLDESGGGGGSDLGEAPTRVAPGELRSIRGPLSSAPEIVHEDMKMGSDGESDQASATSSDEVQSPVRVRMRNHPPRKISTEDINKRLSLPADIRLPEGYLEKLTLNSPIFDKPLSRRLRRVSLSEIGFGKLETYIKLDKLGEGTYATVYKGKSKLTDNLVALKEIRLEHEEGAPCTAIREVSLLKDLKHANIVTLHDIIHTEKSLTLVFEYLDKDLKQYLDDCGNVINMHNVKLFLFQLLRGLAYCHRQKVLHRDLKPQNLLINERGELKLADFGLARAKSIPTKTYSNEVVTLWYRPPDILLGSTDYSTQIDMWGVGCIFYEMATGRPLFPGSTVEEQLHFIFRILGTPTEDTWPGILSNEEFRTYNYPKYRAEALLSHAPRLDSDGADLLTKLLQFEGRNRISAEDAMKHPFFLSLGERIHKLPDTTSIFALKEVQLQKEANIRSTSMPDSGRPAFRVVDTEF